The proteins below come from a single Neospora caninum Liverpool complete genome, chromosome IX genomic window:
- a CDS encoding adenylate kinase, related, with amino-acid sequence MERLLRLGRPLKLLFMGAPGAGKGTYASRLARDWSIPHISTGDLIREEIKAKTSLGQTLQEHADRGDLVPDNIVSAICRRRLAEKDCARGWILDGFPRTVTQAVELGQFDRPSLCVHIFLPDNILVTKLLSRRICGTCGANFNTADIRSPPYDMPPLLPDAACSQCSGSPQLLKRNDDTEAVVQNRLAVYKRETEPLLRLYRQEGTLLDYHVKKGVKDLPDLSNTILTRVEQLDTKS; translated from the coding sequence ATGGAGCGTCTATTACGACTCGGACGACCCCTGAAACTGCTGTTTATGGGAGCCCCGGGGGCTGGAAAGGGAACATATGCCAGCCGGCTCGCGAGAGACTGGTCGATTCCTCACATTTCGACCGGTGATCTGATCCGAGAAGAAATCAAGGCGAAAACGTCCCTGGGGCAAACTCTGCAGGAACATGCTGACAGGGGCGATTTGGTTCCGGACAACATTGTGTCAGCCATATGTCGGAGACGGCTGGCTGAGAAAGACTGTGCAAGAGGGTGGATTTTGGATGGTTTTCCTAGGACAGTGACGCAGGCTGTTGAGCTGGGGCAGTTCGACCGTCCATCGTTGTGCGTCCACATTTTCTTGCCAGACAATATTCTGGTGACGAAGCTGCTCTCTCGTCGAATATGTGGAACCTGTGGGGCAAATTTCAATACCGCGGACATTCGCTCCCCGCCGTACGACAtgccgcctctccttccagaTGCAGCGTGTTCCCAGTGCAGCGGAAGCCCGCAGTTACTGAAGCGTAACGATGACACAGAAGCCGTTGTTCAAAATCGCTTAGCTGTCTATAAGCGTGAGACGGAACCGCTTCTTCGATTGTATCGGCAGGAAGGGACGTTGTTAGATTATCACGTCAAAAAGGGAGTGAAGGACTTGCCTGATTTGTCAAACACCATTCTCACACGTGTTGAGCAACTGGATACAAAGTCTTGA